The following are from one region of the Juglans regia cultivar Chandler chromosome 10, Walnut 2.0, whole genome shotgun sequence genome:
- the LOC108984663 gene encoding myb-related protein 306-like: MGRPPCCDKEGVKKGPWTPEEDILLVSYIQEHGPANWRAVPTNTGLLRCSKSCRLRWTNYLRPGIKRGNFTDQEEKTIIHLQALLGNRWAAIASYLPQRTDNDIKNYWNTHLNKKLKKLQTGLEGHPRDGLSASQKMPRGQWEKRLQTDIHLAKQALREALSPEKPSYMSGSKSSDVWSNANPAQSSNYASSTENISRLLKGWKRSPPKPSETNSVMTQNSLNNMSGTDSVSSDHGTPSWKSNDKDLILPGAFDSLFGFESFDSSHSDTSQSMSPEATLFQAESKPDSCAQLPFSLLEKWLFDEGASQGKDFLNDITLDDSANLF, translated from the exons ATGGGTAGGCCTCCTTGCTGCGATAAAGAGGGGGTCAAGAAAGGTCCTTGGACTCCTGAAGAAGATATCTTGTTAGTCTCTTATATTCAAGAACACGGTCCTGCGAATTGGAGGGCTGTTCCTACCAATACAG GGTTGCTTAGATGTAGTAAGAGTTGCAGACTTAGATGGACTAATTACCTCAGGCCAGGGATCAAACGTGGTAACTTTACAGACCAAGAGGAGAAGACGATAATCCACCTCCAAGCTCTTTTGGGCAATAG ATGGGCAGCCATAGCTTCATACCTCCCACAGAGAACAGATAACGACATTAAAAACTACTGGAACACCCACTTGAATAAGAAGCTTAAAAAGCTTCAAACAGGACTAGAAGGCCATCCCAGAGATGGCCTTTCAGCTTCACAGAAAATGCCCCGAGGTCAGTGGGAGAAAAGGCTCCAAACTGATATCCACTTGGCCAAGCAGGCTCTTCGTGAGGCCCTATCCCCAGAGAAACCAAGCTACATGTCTGGATCGAAGTCGTCTGATGTATGGTCTAATGCAAATCCGGCTCAATCATCAAACTATGCATCAAGCACAGAGAACATATCCCGGTTGCTCAAAGGCTGGAAGAGAAGTCCCCCAAAGCCATCTGAAACAAACTCAGTAATGACTCAAAATTCCTTAAACAACATGAGTGGCACAGACTCTGTATCGAGTGATCATGGAACTCCAAGCTGGAAGTCAAATGACAAGGACCTTATTCTACCCGGGGCATTTGATTCTCTTTTTGGTTTCGAGTCTTTCGATTCTTCACATTCTGATACTTCACAGTCTATGTCACCTGAGGCAACCCTTTTCCAAGCTGAAAGCAAGCCGGATTCATGTGCCCAACTGCCGTTTTCATTGCTTGAGAAGTGGTTGTTTGATGAAGGTGCTAGCCAAGGGAAAGATTTCCTAAATGATATCACATTAGATGACAGTGCTAATCTTTTCTAA
- the LOC108979664 gene encoding protein FEZ-like codes for MDETNDIVDKVDDVMLPGFRFHPTDEELVGFYLKTKIQRRPLPIELIKQVDIYKYDPWDLPKLAATGEKEWYFYCPRDRKYRNSARPNRVTGAGFWKATGTDRPIYSSEGTKCIGLKKSLVFYRGRAAKGIKTDWMMHEFRLPSLSESAPPKFLDKNITANDSWAICRIFKKTNSMAQRALSHSWVSSLPETLATDMLAQGTHYSQFRSENISNCTTETGPAMQFCTNNDLQQTSAACFSTFDILSYKPINHTVTRPPLFHVSNGELPNGFPFSPLDVSGPTKCTVDSTSMLLNSPLGDVTDATGTLYFEGPEQQFSGFSLGLHQEMQGNMGAGEDHEAGLRKNPDAAHNNQWGTVQSIGFPFSLPSNDDWKPNLPWDSPPCPSLEMSTNHSTNE; via the exons ATGGATGAGACGAACGATATTGTCGATAAGGTTGATGATGTGATGTTGCCGGGTTTTCGTTTTCATCCCACAGACGAGGAACTTGTTGGATTCTATCTCAAGACAAAGATTCAGCGGCGACCTCTTCCAATTGAGCTAATTAAGCAAGTAGATATCTACAAGTACGATCCGTGGGATCTACCAA AGCTGGCGGCTACCGGGGAGAAAGAGTGGTATTTCTACTGTCCAAGGGACCGTAAATACAGGAACAGTGCACGGCCAAATCGAGTTACTGGAGCAGGGTTCTGGAAGGCCACCGGAACTGACCGGCCTATTTACTCCTCTGAGGGCACCAAATGCATCGGTTTGAAGAAGTCACTCGTCTTCTACAGGGGCAGAGCAGCCAAGGGGATCAAAACCGATTGGATGATGCATGAATTTCGGCTACCTTCTCTCTCAGAATCAGCACCACCCAAGTTCTTAGATAAAAACATAACTGCAAAT GACTCATGGGCAATCTGCAGGATATTTAAGAAAACGAACTCCATGGCTCAAAGGGCTCTTTCTCATTCTTGGGTATCTTCACTACCAGAAACTTTGGCAACTGATATGCTCGCTCAGGGTACACACTACAGTCAGTTCAGATCAGAGAACATCTCTAATTGCACGACTGAAACTGGGCCGGCCATGCAGTTTTGCACTAACAATGACTTGCAGCAAACCTCTGCTGCCTGTTTCTCTACTTTTGACATTCTTTCGTATAAGCCCATTAATCATACGGTCACTAGGCCTCCTCTATTCCATGTTTCTAATGGAGAACTTCCCAATGGCTTCCCGTTCTCACCACTCGATGTGTCAGGACCCACCAAATGTACAGTTGATTCAACTTCCATGCTTTTGAATTCTCCCTTAGGTGATGTGACTGATGCCACTGGGACTTTATACTTTGAAGGGCCAGAACAGCAGTTCAGTGGCTTCTCACTCGGTTTACATCAGGAGATGCAAGGCAACATGGGCGCAGGAGAAGATCATGAGGCAGGCCTCAGGAAGAACCCAGATGCAGCCCACAATAACCAGTGGGGAACGGTCCAATCAATTGGATTTCCCTTCAGTTTGCCTTCAAATGATGATTGGAAGCCTAATCTGCCATGGGATTCGCCACCTTGTCCTAGTCTTGAGATGTCCACTAACCATTCCACAAATGAATGA
- the LOC109020962 gene encoding DExH-box ATP-dependent RNA helicase DExH18, mitochondrial-like — translation MSQFRICKPMKYASRVRILSSNRYFTSFGQCDPLVSRSYQFSPTSDVPNRPFSTGLINLVRCKLFSQSPKFTCGKALYVKPFSSAHNDDEKDDNGVCDTTIVESECEFDADVGKSVELADDGDAVNGNVVSYSLGVELQNGSNDVGLDTSGGYVHVASRDPVELYHELRNAEKRAKQTRPDWETMQEVFSYFGKSGWASNQALAIYIGLSFFPTAAQKFRKFFFEKSSTGIFQYVVTLGPSDAAVKFLFPIFVGYCLEEFPDEIKRFRGMVESADLTKPHTWFPFARAMKRKIIYHCGPTNSGKTYNALQRFMEAKKGIYCSPLRLLAMEVFDKVNALGIYCSLQTGQEKKYVPFSNHIACTVEMVSTDDLYDVAVIDEIQMMSDRYRGYGWTRALLGLKADEIHLCGDPSVLSIVRKICAGTGDELHEHHYERFKPLVVEAKTLLGDLKNVRSGDCVVAFSRREIFEVKMAIEKHTNHRCCVIYGALPPETRRHQANLFNDQDNEFDVLVASDAVGMGLNLNIRRVVFYSLSKYNGDKIVPVPASQVKQIAGRAGRRGSRYPDGLTTTLQLEDLDYLIECLKQPFEEVKKVGLFPFFEQVELFAGQLPNVTFCQLLEKFGENCRLDGSYFLCRHDHIKKVANMLEKKVQGLSLEDRFNFSFAPVNIRDPKAMYHLLRFASAYSQNVPVNIAMGMPKGSARNDAELLDLETKHQVLSMYLWLSHHFKKETFPYVKKAETMATDIADLLGQSLIKANWKPESRQAGKPKPQQKDASQPGYERPRSLIKLYEKKKHEKSLPSKNTERAAA, via the exons ATGTCCCAGTTTCGGATTTGTAAACCTATGAAATATGCTTCTAGGGTTAGGATTTTGTCATCGAACCGATATTTCACTTCTTTTGGACAATGTGACCCTTTGGTTTCCCGGAGTTACCAGTTTAGTCCTACTTCTGATGTCCCAAACCGTCCATTTTCGACCGGTCTGATTAACCTAGTTCGttgtaaattattttcacaAAGCCCAAAATTTACCTGCGGTAAAGCCCTTTATGTGAAACCATTCTCTTCCGCACACAACGACGATGAGAAGGATGATAATGGTGTATGCGACACTACGATAGTAGAGTCAGAATGTGAGTTTGACGCGGATGTTGGGAAAAGTGTTGAATTGGCTGATGATGGGGACGCTGTAAATGGGAATGTTGTTAGTTATTCTTTGGGGGTCGAATTGCAAAATGGAAGTAATGATGTGGGTTTGGATACAAGCGGTGGTTATGTGCATGTTGCATCCCGTGATCCTGTTGAATTATATCATGAGCTGAGAAATGCTGAGAAGCGTGCAAAGCAGACCCGGCCTGATTGGGAGACGATGCAGGAAGTATTCAGTTACTTTGGAAAATCTGGTTGGGCTTCCAATCAGGCTCTCGCAATTTACATTGGTTTGTCGTTCTTTCCTACTGCTGCGCAGAAGTTTCGGAagtttttctttgagaaatctTCTACTGGTATTTTTCAGTACGTGGTGACGCTCGGTCCATCTGATGCTGCTGTCAAGTTCCTATTTCCTATTTTTGTGGGGTATTGTTTGGAGGAGTTTCCTGATGAGATTAAGCGGTTCCGGGGTATGGTTGAGTCAGCTGACCTCACAAAGCCCCACACTTGGTTCCCATTTGCACGGGCCATGAAACGGAAGATAATATATCACTGTGGGCCGACCAATAGTGGTAAAACTTACAATGCTCTTCAACGGTTTATGGAAGCGAAGAAGGGTATCTATTGTAGTCCTCTCAGGTTATTGGCTATGGAAGTCTTTGACAAGGTTAATGCACTTGGGATTTACTGTAGTCTACAGACAGGGCAAGAAAAGAAGTATGTCCCCTTTTCAAACCATATTGCTTGTACCGTGGAAATGGTTTCTACAGATGACTTGTATGATGTAGCTGTTATTGATGAAATTCAGATGATGTCAGATCGATATAGAGGTTATGGATGGACACGGGCATTACTTGGATTGAAGGCCGATGAGATACATTTATGTGGGGATCCGAGTGTTTTGAGTATTGTTCGAAAGATTTGTGCAGGTACTGGGGATGAGTTGCATGAACATCATTATGAGAGGTTTAAGCCATTGGTGGTTGAAGCCAAGACCCTGTTGGGAGATCTTAAAAATGTACGTTCTGGGGATTGTGTGGTTGCTTTTTCAAGGAGAGAGATATTCGAGGTCAAAATGGCAATTGAGAAACACACCAATCACCGCTGCTGTGTGATTTATGGTGCCTTGCCACCAGAAACTCGTAGACATCAAGCTAATCTATTCAATGATCAAGATAACGAATTCGATGTGCTTGTTGCTAGTGATGCTGTGGGAATGGGTCTGAACCTTAATATTAGAAGAGTTGTCTTTTATAGCCTCTCAAAATACAATGGAGACAAGATTGTTCCAGTTCCAGCATCACAGGTGAAACAAATTGCAGGAAGAGCTGGTCGTAGAGGAAGTCGCTATCCAGACGGACTCACAACGACCTTGCAGTTAGAAGATTTAGATTACTTGATTGAGTGCTTGAAGCAGCCTTTTGAAGAAGTAAAGAAAGTTggtctctttcctttctttgaGCAGGTTGAGCTATTCGCTGGGCAACTCCCCAATGTTACATTCTGTCAGCTACTAGagaaatttggtgaaaattGCCGTTTGGACGGATCATACTTTTTGTGTCGACATGATCATATAAAGAAGGTTGCAAATATGCTGGAGAAGAAGGTGCAGGGATTATCTCTGGAAGATCGTTTTAATTTCTCTTTCGCCCCAGTTAATATTAGGGACCCAAAAGCAATGTATCATCTCCTGAGGTTTGCTTCAGCATACAGTCAGAATGTTCCTGTCAATATCGCAATGGGCATGCCAAAGGGTTCTGCTCGAAATGATGCAGAGCTATTGGATCTCGAGACTAAGCATCAAGTGTTGTCTATGTATTTGTGGTTGTCGCACCACTTTAAGAAGGAAACTTTTCCATATGTGAAGAAGGCTGAGACAATGGCAACGGACATTGCTGACTTGTTGGGTCAGTCTCTAATCAAAGCCAACTGGAAACCGGAATCAAGACAGGCAGGGAAACCAAAGCCTCAACAAAAGGATGCCTCTCAACCAGGTTATGAGAGGCCAAGGTCACTTATCAAATTATATGAGAA GAAAAAGCATGAAAAGTCTTTACCAAGTAAGAATACAGAGAGGGCTGCTGCATAA
- the LOC108979666 gene encoding 60S ribosomal protein L34: MVQRLTYRKRHSYATKSNQHRVVKTPGGKLVYQSTKKRASGPKCPVTGKRIQGIPHLRPAEYKRSRLSRNRRTVNRAYGGVLSGGAVRERIIRAFLVEEQKIVKKVLKIQKTKEKQASKS, translated from the exons ATGGTGCAGCGGCTCACGTATCGCAAGCGCCACAGCTACGCTACTAAGTCCAACCAGCACCGGGTCGTCAAGACCCCCG GTGGGAAGTTGGTGTATCAGAGCACCAAGAAGAGGGCAAGTGGCCCCAAGTGCCCTGTCACTGGAAAGAGAATCCAAGGG ATTCCTCACCTGAGACCTGCTGAGTACAAGAGGTCTCGATTGTCAAGGAACCGAAGGACTGTGAATCGGGCCTATGGTGGTGTACTTTCTGGAGGTGCTGTTAGGGAGAG GATAATTCGAGCCTTCTTGGTGGAAGAGCAGAAGATTGTGAAGAAGGTGTTGAAAATCCAGAAGACAAAGGAAAAACAAGCATCTAAGAGCTGA
- the LOC108979665 gene encoding uncharacterized protein LOC108979665, translating to MGSLMEFVPKTHFYLYDMDSVKGVFYPKIVLFAGFLLASVSSLCCTLFGFLNRVFHRDKRTEGICSQKSNQSNSKCNEPKEESEVAYSGIFIHGGAGYETFASEYPDYSSTGFQESNQIYSNHKEPEAEAKLAYSEIFASRHAGYDGLDAIESETPKCEFKFRFPTYEEIGRLDKGNSESLGLDSTAPPTNTNKYKFLSGKCFSHFLEEPKAVSFTVKEFYAVSTNHSIESSASSENDSMQQNSLEEIVHEKVSETPVVSEKLEGSTSADNSHSRREQLEESRNDFWVEDKLLSEKEDIASDSDLDSVDSSLATSQLVALTSHLFLSEKDFEDTHEGGDAGLTEEDLDLEDTDSQNLNTGYGPEDFEGEDNDILEELRKLEESDMQNSVNSESSSKDEDFGGKEGKQMGEKPNLNSSSEWDSEDPNGLETLWEHQDLIEQLRMELKKVRATGLPTILEDSECPKIIEDLRPWKIDEKFQHGDRMGELYKFYKSYRERMRKFDILNYQKMYAIGFLASKDPLQSFPSRKSSAPAITSILSQNLWLRKRKKSESDPMMKFIRDLHSDLEVVYIGQLCLSWEILHWQYEKALELWESDPYGLHPYNEVAGEFQQFQVLLQRLIENEHFQGPRVENYVKNRCLMRNLLQVPVIRGDRKKERRGRDDGAITIDIVIEILEESMRIIWKFIRADKDASSRRDTQVELQDPADSVLLKEVRTDLQKKEKKLRDMLKSGSCILKKFQKHQEDGIDHHFFFSQVDMKLVSRVLNMSRLTTDQLGWCRCKLSQISFVNRKMSIEPTFLLFPC from the exons ATGGGTAGCCTTATGGAGTTTGTACCCAAAACCCACTTTTATTTGTACGATATGGATTCTGTAAAAGGGGTTTTCTATCCAAAGATAGTTCTCTTTGCTGGCTTTCTCTTGGCCTCTGTTTCCAGCCTTTGCTGTACTCTCTTCGGTTTCCTGAACAGAGTCTTCCACAG AGACAAAAGAACTGAAGGAATATGTTCTCAAAAAAGCAATCAATCTAATTCCAAATGTAATGAGCCAAAAGAGGAGTCTGAGGTAGCATATTCCGGGATTTTTATACATGGGGGTGCAGGGTATGAAACTTTTGCATCGGAATATCCGGATTACTCAAGCACTGGTTTCCAGGAAAGCAACCAAATTTATTCGAATCATAAGGAACCAGAAGCGGAGGCCAAACTAGCGTATTCTGAAATTTTTGCTAGCAGGCACGCTGGGTACGATGGTTTGGATGCAATAGAGTCGGAAACCCCAAAGTGTGAGTTCAAATTCCGGTTTCCGACTTATGAAGAAATCGGTAGATTGGATAAAGGGAATAGTGAGTCCCTTGGTTTAGATAGTACCGCTCCCCCTACAAACACCAATAAATATAAGTTCTTGTCCGGGAAGTGTTTTAGCCACTTCTTAGAGGAACCCAAAGCTGTAAGCTTTACAGTCAAAGAGTTCTATGCCGTTTCAACTAATCATTCGATTGAAAGTAGCGCGAGTTCCGAAAACGATTCTATGCAGCAAAATTCATTAGAAGAAATTGTTCATGAAAAAGTTTCTGAGACCCCCGTGGTGTCTGAGAAGCTAGAGGGTTCGACGTCTGCTGATAATTCTCATTCTAGGAGAGAACAATTGGAGGAGTCGAGGAATGATTTTTGGGTCGAAGATAAGCTTCTTTCAGAAAAGGAAGACATTGCTTCAGATTCTGACTTGGACTCTGTTGATTCAAGTTTAGCTACGAGTCAATTAGTTGCTTTGACCAGCCATTTATTTTTGTCAGAGAAAGATTTCGAAGATACGCACGAAGGAGGGGATGCAGGTTTAACTGAGGAAGACTTGGACTTGGAGGACACGGACTCGCAGAACTTGAATACTGGCTATGGTCCAGAAGACTTTGAAGGTGAAGATAATGATATCCTGGAAGAGCTGCGAAAGCTAGAAGAGTCTGATATGCAGAATTCAGTTAATAGCGAAAGTAGTTCCAAGGATGAAGATTTTGGTGgcaaagaaggaaaacaaatggGAGAAAAACCTAATTTAAACAGTTCATCGGAGTGGGATTCTGAGGATCCAAATGGATTAGAAACCTTGTGGGAACATCAAGATTTGATAGAGCAGCTGAGGATGGAGCTGAAAAAAGTCAGAGCAACAGGCCTGCCCACCATTCTCGAGGATTCCGAGTGTCCAAAGATAATCGAGGATTTAAGACCTTGGAAGATTGACGAGAAGTTCCAGCATGGAGATCGAATGGGTGAGCTTTACAAGTTCTACAAGAGTTACAGAGAACGAATGCGGAAATTCGATATCTTGAATTACCAGAAGATGTATGCGATAG GTTTTCTGGCGTCAAAGGACCCACTTCAATCGTTTCCAAGCCGCAAATCCTCAGCTCCAGCAATCACATCCATTCTTTCACAAAACCTTTGGCTTCGCAAACGCAAAAAGTCAGAATCTGATCCAATGATGAAGTTCATTAGAGACTTGCATAGTGATTTGGAAGTTGTTTATATTGGGCAGTTGTGCCTTTCTTGGGAAATTCTTCACTGGCAATATGAGAAGGCCTTAGAATTATGGGAGTCTGACCCGTATGGACTACATCCGTACAACGAAGTTGCAGGTGAATTTCAACAGTTTCAAGTGCTTTTGCAAAGATTGATAgaaaatgaacattttcaaGGGCCAAGGGTTGAGAATTATGTCAAGAATCGATGTCTTATGCGTAATCTTCTTCAAGTACCAGTGATAAGAG GggacagaaagaaagaaagaagagggagagatgatggtgcaattACAATTGACATTGTTATAGAGATATTGGAAGAATCGATGAGAATCATTTGGAAATTCATCCGAGCTGATAAAGATGCAAGCAGTCGAAGGGACACTCAGGTTGAGCTCCAAGACCCTGCAGATTCAGTGCTTTTGAAGGAAGTTCGAACAGATCTTCAAAAG AAAGAGAAGAAGCTCAGGGACATGTTGAAGAGTGGAAGCTGCATATTAAAGAAGTTCCAAAAGCATCAAGAAGACGGCATAGATcaccatttcttcttctctcaggTTGACATGAAACTTGTGTCGAGGGTCTTGAACATGTCTAGGCTAACAACAGACCAACTAGGTTGGTGTCGCTGTAAATTAAGTCAGATTAGTTTTGTGAACCGAAAGATGAGCATAGAACCAACCTTCTTGCTCTTTCCATGTTGA
- the LOC108979663 gene encoding probable trehalose-phosphate phosphatase E codes for MSDAMRKTVRKVATNFPTAIVSGRCRDNTYSFIRLVELYYAGSHGMDIKGPAKGSKYKTASQLYNLHTRKVVVMLFNSNRQ; via the exons ATGTCTGATGCG ATGAGAAAGACGGTGAGAAAAGTTGCGACCAATTTTCCCACTGCCATTGTGAGTGGGAGGTGCAGAGATAAC ACCTATAGCTTCATACGGTTAGTAGAATTGTACTATGCCGGAAGCCATGGCATGGACATTAAAGGACCGGCAAAAGGCTCCAAATACAAGACAGCGAGTCAGCTTTATAATCTCCATACAAGAAA GGTAGTGGTCATGCTGTTCAATTCCAACCGCCAGTAA